A section of the Humulus lupulus chromosome 2, drHumLupu1.1, whole genome shotgun sequence genome encodes:
- the LOC133814667 gene encoding exopolygalacturonase-like, with protein sequence MTCLSLLLGLTLAANPSVFDVRTYGAKPNMDISQALSTAWKNACASLTQSELFIPNGVFYLKRAILQGPCKAPIKVQLQGTLRATNDLTGFNEEDGWVTFKYINGLTLMGGGTFDGQGKSVWGKQCGQGKYCSKLPMNIRFDYITNSLVRDIISLDSKQFHMNVLGCQNVTFLHVRAIASGSSPNTDGIHIGRSFGINITDAHIQTGDDCVSLGDGSKKITITKVTCGPGHGISVGSLGLYKNEQPVEGVFVRNCTLINTMNGVRIKTWPDSFVGSASDIHFEDIIMENSGNPILIDQEYCLWNKCNKKVPSKIQIKDVTFKDIRGTSATANAINLICSSGFPCQNIELVDIDLKYNGQGHITSQCKNVKPKILGVHNPTACLAN encoded by the exons ATGACATGTTTGTCATTACTTTTAGGCCTCACTCTTGCAGCAAACCCTTCAGTTTTTGACGTAAGAACGTATGGTGCAAAACCTAACATGGATATCAGTCAG GCTCTCTCCACTGCATGGAAAAATGCTTGTGCATCACTGACTCAAAGTGAATTGTTTATTCCAAATGGAGTATTCTATTTAAAACGAGCTATACTACAAGGACCATGCAAGGCTCCAATAAAGGTTCAACTTCAAGGCACATTACGCGCCACAAATGACCTAACTGGTTTCAATGAAGAAGATGGTTGGGTTACGTTTAAATATATCAATGGCCTGACCTTAATGGGAGGTGGCACTTTTGATGGCCAAGGTAAATCAGTTTGGGGAAAACAATGTGGACAAGGCAAATATTGTAGTAAACTTCCCATG aaTATTAGATTCGACTACATCACCAATTCCTTAGTTCGGGATATAATATCACTGGATAGCAAACAGTTTCATATGAATGTGTTGGGTTGCCAAAACGTTACCTTTTTGCATGTTCGAGCAATTGCTTCTGGTAGCAGTCCTAACACAGATGGGATCCATATTGGGCGTTCGTTTGGAATAAACATTACAGATGCACATATTCAAACGGGGGATGATTGTGTTTCTCTTGGTGATGGGAGTAAAAAAATAACTATTACAAAGGTAACATGTGGGCCAGGACATGGCATCAGTGTTGGCAGCCTTGGATTGTATAAGAATGAGCAACCTGTGGAAGGAGTGTTTGTTAGGAATTGCACATTAATAAATACAATGAATGGTGTGAGAATCAAAACATGGCCAGATTCATTTGTTGGTTCGGCCTCAGACATACACTTTGAGGATATTATTATGGAAAATTCAGGCAACCCTATACTTATAGACCAAGAATATTGCCTTTGGAATAAATGCAACAAGAAG GTTCCatcaaaaattcaaataaaagatGTTACCTTCAAGGACATTCGGGGTACTTCTGCGACAGCAAATGCTATAAACCTTATTTGCAGTAGTGGGTTTCCATGCCAGAATATTGAACTTGTCGACATTGATCTTAAATATAATGGACAAGGTCATATTACATCTCAATGTAAAAATGTCAAACCCAAGATTCTTGGCGTGCACAACCCAACTGCATGCCTTGCTAATTAA